DNA from Sulfitobacter albidus:
CCTCGAAGGCGGTGAACGGCAGACGGATCTCGGTCCATTCCGCAGGTGCCTCGAACGTCGCGCGATAGCTTTGCCAAGGGCGGGTCAGATCGGTGGTGCGCAGGCGCAGATCGTAGGTCGCGCCGTTGCCGTAGACCGTCAGGACCACGCCCGAATGCGCCGACGGATCGGCGCCCTGCGGCACGTCGAACGCCATCTGCACAAAGCCGCCGTTGTTGTCCAACGAGACTTCGCCGGTCAGCCGCGCCGCCTCGCGACCGGCGACCTCCTCATGGCTCAACCTCCCGGTTGAGACACCGCCCATCACCGTATCGGCGACATATTCCCATTCGGGGTTCAGGTCTTGCATCGTTTCGGCCTCTCCGGCAGAGGGCAAAAGCAAAGCAAGACAAAACAGGGGTCCGCGCATTGTTCTGTCCTCATTGATAAGTAGTTCGCAATTAGCGGCAGCGTGGCCAAAATCCAGCGGGGCGCGACCATCCGTCCCGGCCCCTCTGGCCATTGAGGCACAATGGCTTAGCTGTGGGGCATGCGAGGGGTGCGGCATGCTATTGACGGTCAACAATCTTGAGAAATCCTTTGCCGGGGCGGATGGCCCCGTTGACGTGCTGCGGGGCGTTTCGCTGACGCTCGACGCGGGCGAGACGCTGGCATTGACCGGGGAAAGCGGATCGGGCAAGAGCA
Protein-coding regions in this window:
- a CDS encoding CIA30 family protein; translation: MRGPLFCLALLLPSAGEAETMQDLNPEWEYVADTVMGGVSTGRLSHEEVAGREAARLTGEVSLDNNGGFVQMAFDVPQGADPSAHSGVVLTVYGNGATYDLRLRTTDLTRPWQSYRATFEAPAEWTEIRLPFTAFEANKTDAPFDAGALRRIGVLAYGAEMTADIAVSKIGFHE